A genomic region of Dermacentor andersoni chromosome 9, qqDerAnde1_hic_scaffold, whole genome shotgun sequence contains the following coding sequences:
- the LOC126528290 gene encoding DNA-binding protein inhibitor ID-1-like has protein sequence MKAQNEQVISRCMAKLSEGRISRKERDLNHEEMHSLLGKLRELVPTMPRNKKLTKLEIIQNVIDYILDLEIALETHPANCSSRPSASSTIPVRQPLGVLPPSANSALNTCSLKEVSNTDKATSHLAELLSAAVSSPRPVSS, from the exons ATGAAGGCACAGAACGAGCAAGTTATCAGCCGATGCATGGCCAAGTTGTCCGAAGGTCGCATCTCCCGCAAGGAGCGCGACCTCAACCACGAAGAGATGCACTCGCTCCTCGGCAAGCTCAGGGAGCTCGTTCCCACCATGCCTCGGAACAAGAAGCTCACCAAGCTGGAGATCATCCAGAACGTCATCGACTACATCCTCGACCTGGAGATCGCCCTGGAAACGCACCCCGCAAACTGCTCTTCGCGCCCGTCGGCGTCCTCAACGATTCCGGTGCGGCAACCTCTAGGCGTTCTTCCTCCCTCGGCCAATTCGGCGCTCAACACATGCTCGCTTAAGGAG GTGTCGAACACCGACAAAGCCACTAGTCACCTGGCCGAGCTCTTGTCGGCCGCGGTGTCGTCTCCCCGCCCTGTCTCAAGCTAA